The Coregonus clupeaformis isolate EN_2021a chromosome 39, ASM2061545v1, whole genome shotgun sequence genome contains the following window.
atgctttggggctgtttttctgccccaaagcagaaaaacagccccttcaggaaagtattcagacaccttgactttttacaatattttgttacgttacagccttattctaaaattgattaaataaatacaaatccttagtaatctacacacaatacaccataatgagaaagcgaaaacaggtttttagaaatgtctgcagcattgaaggtcctcaagaacacagtggcctccatcattcttaaatggaagaagtttggaaccaccaagactcttcctggagctggcctcccgccaaactgagcaattgggggagaagggccttggtcagggaggtgaccaagaacccgatggtcactccgatagagctctagagttcctctgtggagatgggagaatcttccagaaggacaaccatctctgcagcactccaccaatcaggcctttatggtagggtggccagacggaagccactcctcagttaaaggcacatgacagcccgcatggagtttgccaaaaggtacctaaagacttTGACCATGAGAAACGagattctctggactgatgaaacttgcctgaatgccaagtatcacatctggaggaaacctggcaccatccctacggtgaaggatggtggtggcagcatcatgctgtggggatgtttttcagcggcagggactggaagactagtcaggatcgtgggaaagataaacatagcaaagtacagagagatccttgatgaaaacctgctccagagcgctcaggaccgcagactggggcgaaggttcaccttccaacagaacaacaaccctaagcacacagccacgacaacgcaggagtggcttcgggagaagtctctgaatgtccttgagtggcccagccagagcccagacttgaacccgatcgaacatctctggatagacctgaaaaaagctgtgcactAACACttcccatccaatctgacagagcttgagaggatctgcagagaacaatgggagaaactccccaaatacaggtcttccaagcttgtagcgtcatactcaagaagtattgaggctgtaatcgctgccaaggtgcttcaacaaagtactgagtaaagggtctgaatacctgaTATTTGAGTAATTGAAAAAAAtcaatttgctacaatttctaaaaacccgtttttgcttcgtcattatggggaattgtgtgtagattgatgaggggaaaaaaacaatttcatcaattttagaataaggctgtaacgtaacaaaatgtggaaaaagtaaaggggtctgaatactttccgaatgcactgtacatatgaaatggttaaaactgtatgtaaacattattaaagtgaccagtgtttcattattaaagtgaccagtgttccatgtctatgtacacagggcaacagcctctaaggtgcagggttgattAACCGTGTGGTAGCcgactagtgacagtgactaagttaaGGGAAGggtactgggtggtagccggctagtgatggctatttaacagtctgatggccttgagatagaagctgttttccagctttgatgcacctgtactgacctcaccttctggatgatctcgtggtgaacaggctgtggctcgggtggctgagttccttgatgatctttttggccttcctgtgacattgggtgctgtagatgtcctggagggcaggcagtgtgcccccggtgatgcgttgggcagaccgcaccaccctctggagagccctgcggttgcggacagtgcagttgtcgtaccaggcggtgatacagcccgacaggatgctctcaatggtgcatctgtaaatgtttgtgagggtcttaggggccaagccaaatttcttcagcctcctgaggttgaagatgcgcttcaccacactgtctgtgtgggtgaaccatttcagattgtcagtgatgtgtacgccaaggaacttgacgtTTTTCACCGTCTGCACTgtggtcccgttgatgtggatgggggcgtgctccctctgctgtctcctgaagtccacgatcagctccttcattttgttgatgttgagggagaggttattttcctggcaccactccgccagggccctcacctcctccctgtaggctgtctagtcattgttggtaatcaggcctaccacttttgtgttgtctgcaaacttgatgattgagttggaggcgtgcttggccatgcagtcatgggtgaacagggagtacagcaagGGGCTGTGCaagcacccctgtggggccccagtgttgaggatcagcgtagtggagatgttgttgcctaccttcaccacctgggggcggcccgtcaggaagtccaggatccagttgtacaGGAcgtggttcagacccagggccccaagcttaatgatgagcttggagggcactatggtgttgaaggctgagctgtagtcaatgaacagcattctgacgtaggtattcctcttgtcctgaTGGgctagggcagtgtgcagtgcgatggtgattgcataatccgtggatctattggggcggtatgcaaattgcagtgggtctagggtgtcaggtgaggtagaggtgatatgatccttaactagcctctcaaagcacttaatgatgaCAGTGAGTGCTACTTTGATAGACTGTTGCCACATGATAGACACTGTTAACATGGTACCATTATTACATTTTAAGTCTTGATATTAGTTTTCCAAGGATTCAGGATGTTCCATGTCCATTTAAAAACAAACGTACCAAGTCTCTCCTCTGTCGTCACTCCAACTTCAAGTCATCCTAAAATATCTTCCTTCGAATATTGCTGATAGCTTCTTCAAAGTCAAATTGTCTCCTTATATATCATAATGTTGAAGTAGTAGGCCTAACACCAAGTAGTGTTATAACAGTAGGTTCATATATTTGTTTATAACTTGTTATAAAGTGTTAATAAACAACTATTTAGTCTTTCTGTTATACAAACAGAACCGCCCTCCTCCCCAGAGCAGCGTGAAATCTACCCACCTTGGTACGCTGTCCTACTGACacaagagatggagggagagaaggagagagagagggagcggggagaggagaaagagagcgacgagactgaggaagatgatgaagaggaggaggatgatgaagatgcaGAGGGAGCAGCGTTGGTGTGGCAGGAGGGCTCGTACGGAGAGGATGACCTGGGTCTACCCATAATGCACTGGGAGGCGCTGAGCCTGCGCATCGCCGAGCTGGAGAAACaggaagaggaaaagagagagaagaagacaaaggtgtgtgtgtcaggggttACAGTTGAATGCTGTCTGTTAGTTATGGATGGGGACATGTGTTTTTGGACAGGTAGAGGAGATGGGGACAGGTGTTTTTGGACAGGTAGAGGAGATGGGGACAGGTGTTTTTGGACAGGTAGAGGAGATGGGGACATGTGTTTTTGGACAGGTAGAGGAGATGGGGACATGTGTTTTTGGACAGGTAGAGGAGATGGGGACAGGTGTTTTTGGACAGGTAGAGGAGATGGGGACAGGTAGAGGagatgtggacaggtgtttttggACAGGTAGAGGAGATGGGGACAGTTGTTTTTGGACAGGTAGAGGAGATGGGGACAGGTGTTTTTGGACAGGTAGAGGAGATGGGGACAGGTGTTTTTGGACAGGTAGAGGAGATGGGGACATGTGTTTTTGGACAGGTAGAGGAGATGGGGACATGTGTTTTTGGACAGGTAGAGGAGATGGGGACAGGTGTTTTTGGACAGGTAGAGGAGATGGGGACAGGTAGAGGagatgtggacaggtgtttttggACAGGTAGAGGAGATGGGGACAGTTGTTTTTGGACAGGTAGAGGAGATGGGGACAGGTGTTTTTGGACAGGTAGAGGAGATGGGGACAGGTGTTTTTGGACAGGTAGAGGAGATGGGGACAAAGAGAGCAGAGTGGgatgaggagggagaaggagagggtcaGGGTTTGGATGGGGACAGGTGATGCAGTTTAGGCCTGTGATATTTTGTTTGAGGGAAGTGTGCTATATAAATTATATCAGTGAAACAGCGTTACAAACAAATGTTTCCATTAATGGAATGTTATCAAGTCAAGTGCTCTGTTAAGTGGCTAGTTTTGCGTTGAAAGCAGTGATGTAGtagttttaaataaaaaaaacatgggtaAACGCTGATCGGTGGTCACTGGTCGCAGTGAATAAAGTAACGCTCCCTTTACGTTTAATGCATATTTCTGAAATAGAAAATAGTTGGCTAAACACAAATGGTGCTTAAACGGCGTTTACGTGAGGTGACCCTACACTACATCTCTGGTTGAAAGACACCATATACAATAGTTAGTAACTAAAGTTAGCGTTTACATACAAGGGATACCCTCCATATCTCGCTCTGTCTAACTTGTGCTTCCTATATCCGATTCATCTCCAGTCTTCCAGTGTCCTGGAACGAGGGAAGAAGTTGTTAGAGAGCCGGCCgctagagagggatggaggggagagtaAAGAGAActgggaggatggaggagaggcggaggactGCAATAGCCGCGTGACAGCCCTGACCTCTCGGTACGAAGCATGGCGTTGTCTACCAAACATAATGttatgatagtgttgttaaactATATAGTAAAAGTACAGTAACCAGCCAGATAGTAATGCAATGACCCTGGCATTGATAAACATGATGACCACTCCCCTTAGGGAGCTAGCTTTCTGAGAGCATCTGGTATTGTCTTTGAATAGTTTTTTTTTAATGGTTGAATTAATAAACGAAAACTAAGTCTAGACCGATTCTTGACCACAAGGTTGTGAGTTTGCTTCTCGCCTCAGACCTTTACGCTTCTCCCTTCGTTTCATCACACTGGGGTCACAAGTGGGATTTGTTCATGATtctaacaaaaacaaaaaattgtTTGTTCTCCTCAGTCTTTCAAATCAGATGAACCTCCAGCTGTGCTTCATCAATGACAGTGGGAgcgaagaagaggaggaggattctGGGGAAACGATTTGCGCAAAGGTAAGGTCAGCCATAGGTAGAGTGCTACAGCTCATATAAATCAGAAAGGAAAGAAAGAGGGACTGGAAAGTATAACTGTTTTATTTAAAGCCCTGTCACCATCTTGTTTTGGCCACTCCAGAATTCCAAAATGGTGGTAAAGAATGGTTCCAACGGTTCCAGCGTGCAGGTGCCCCATCAGCCCCAGTCCCCGGCTGCCACCAAAAGCAAATCATCAGGCTTCAAGGCTGCACTGAGTGCCCTCAAAAACAGGCTGAGGATGGAGCAGAaacaggaggtgagagagagaataggtTTAAGCAATATGGCGCTTGCTTCCCCTTGCCTTCTGATACAACCCTTGAGATCTACAGGAGTGGTTAGGAAGGAGGGACTAGGGGCTGAACGTACTGTCCTCGAGGCCCACAGTCTTTG
Protein-coding sequences here:
- the LOC121554624 gene encoding schwannomin-interacting protein 1 is translated as MEGEKERERERGEEKESDETEEDDEEEEDDEDAEGAALVWQEGSYGEDDLGLPIMHWEALSLRIAELEKQEEEKREKKTKSSSVLERGKKLLESRPLERDGGESKENWEDGGEAEDCNSRVTALTSRLSNQMNLQLCFINDSGSEEEEEDSGETICAKNSKMVVKNGSNGSSVQVPHQPQSPAATKSKSSGFKAALSALKNRLRMEQKQESLSCGDQLLKNGKLDCRDLQAFSLKELNTHRNSLNKAIQDLSTELVVDLQTRDQLRTEQDAMLLEVQGMTSL